The genomic region AATCCTAGCACTGGTATGCCTTCACAGTTAGTGTGGTAGATTAAGGAGAATTTGTGGCAGTGAAGCATTctaaacattttcaaaacttcTCATGAGCAACATCTTTTTGCTGCTGGGTGTACTATATGAGAACCATTTGGAAGTATTTTGATAATACTTGATACTTTGATAATACTCCTTAAGCTATATGTAATTATTTGACACataatatttgcttttctgaggCTGAAATTTGATGTTATGAATTCTCATATTTTTACACTTCATTTAATGGTGCTTTAACAACTAAGATGTTACTTGGCTGTATTAGCCAGTGGTTAGTTGCATTACCCTGAGGGAAGTCAGGAGTACCAAGAATATGGGTCCTTGAGACCTGCTTCACCTCATCCATTTTTCTGCACCATAACAAGTTAACTGGGCTGGGGAGCTGACTtgtattaaaattaaatcaggTTGGTTTTTAAAGCTAATTTCAGTCCAGATGACTTTTCTTTTACCCATTCACCTAACAATATCAATGAGAGCACACGTGCTAGCATGTGAGAGTAGGTATGCCAAAGGAATGAGAATGAGCAGCTGGACAAAAGAGAGACCAGGGCTGACCTTAGGTGCTCCATCAAAGTGCTTATGGAAGTGCAGTATTATCTGCCTCGTACATCATTTTTCCCACCTCAGATCTGGCTGTTGACAAACTGAACTTCAGGTTGGGCCCAATTCAGTCCAATATATGCACTGATACTGTGGTTAATTCATGccacatgaaagaaaacaaaagcaggttCCCAAAGGGGAAGATAAAGTAGCTTACCTACTTGTTCCCATTCTTATATTCACCAGATGGTCATAGGTGGCGTTGGTGAGGATTTAATATTAAAAGTTAACGTGTAATCCTTCTCCATGTGGACCTTTTTCTACCAGGATTGAAATCCTTCTGGCAAAACTAGTGCCCTGAAAGATGACACCAAGTATACTATTGTCTCATACCAATACAAGGGATTGAGATGATGGGTGTTCTATGTAGTTCTTCCAATACCAATGATAATTCAGGACATACAAGACAGTTTTGGACAATAAGGTTTAAATGTTATTGGTGAAAGTCTTTCAACAGTTATGGTTATTGCCACTGTCAAATATAGCAAGGGAAAGCTGGTTTCCTGAAATAATCCATTAAATTGTGTCTTAGCGTGCTATATGTCAGCAAGCACCCCAATCTTAAATACTTTCAGAATgtcttcacagaaataaaatattctgttaAAGTCACTGTTTTGAAGATCTTGTTAAGTTCATAGCTGCCTATGCATCATGCATTGGCTCAACCATTTCTAAGTTCAAAAGACAGCAACCTTGCAGTCTTTTGAGCTTGTCTTTGCCCTCCTTAAGCTCTTCCTGTGATCTGTCTAATTCAGAAAGTTTTTTAattggaagggaaaaataagggTTACTCTGTGCTAAAAAGATAGATGGATAAAAATATCAGTGGAGTCATAGTTCCTTGCTATTGTTCAGTTTGCTTTTGAGGTTAAAGCAACAGAAGGAACAGAATGTACTTAGGAACTGCTTGATCTTTTGGATCTTGGTAGGTGGGGTTTAGTTGATGAAGACAAACTACTGTTCATCAATATTCAAAGCTTACAAGGGAGTTCTAACCTTGCTGTAAAGTCTGGATCCTTAATGGTGGCCCTCAGTGAAGGGGGATCCGGAAGGCATTAGTTGGATGTTCATTGTTCAAGCTAATGAACTGAACACCTCAGACAGGCACTGAAAGCTGATCTTATCTTCTGTTGAAAGTACTAGCAACCAGAAATGGTGGTCTTTGCTTTGGAATATATAACATAGGAATTGAGGCTAGGAGGGGAGTTACCCagtttttttaagctgtttgCCTTATTTTCATGGAAGCTGTCATATGAGCCGGTACTGGTAGTAACAGTATATATTCAGTACGAATACTGCTGCAGCTGTTACTATGGAGTTTATGCTCTGCAAAATAAGTGGGATAACTGATGTCAAAAATTTGATATTCTATGCTTGTAAATAATACGGATTATTAATGACCTCTTtgggtgtttggggtttgtttttttttttcttttagattcAGCAattggaggtgctgctgcttcaAATTATGCAAATTCCACTTGGGGTCCTGGAGCCTCCTCCAACAGCGGCACCAACGCCAACCCAACTCACATCTGGGACAAGGTGATTGTAGACGGGTCTGACATGGAAGAGTGGCCTTGTATTGCCAGCAAAGATGCTGAGTCTTCTTCCGAAAACACCACCGATAACAACAGTGCCTCGAACCCTGGCTTGGAGAAGAATGCTCTGCCAGGAAGCACCACTAgtaacaaaggaaaaggaagccaGTGCCAGTCTGGAAGCGCTGGAAACGAATGTAATCTTGGGGCCTGGAAATCTGATCCCAAGGCTAAATCTGTTCAATCTTCCAACCCTGCTGCCGAGAGTAACAATGGACTAGGTAATTGGAGGAACTTGAGTGGACAAGACAGAATCAGTCCCGGTTCTGGCTTCAGCAACTTTAACCCAAATAGCAACCCATCTGCTTGGCCAGCACTGGTTCAAGAGGGCAATTCCAGGAAAGGAACTCTGGAATCTGATAGTGGTAGCTCCAATGCACAGATTAGCACAGTAGGTCAGACCTCTAGGGAACAGCAGTCAAAGATGGAAAATGCGGGTGTTAACTTTGTCTCTGGCAGAGAACAGGCTCAAATTCATAACACTGATGGACCAAAAAATGGAAACACTAACTCCTTGAACTTAAGTTCACCAAACCCTATGGAGAATAAGGGAATGCCCTTTGAAATGGGCTTGGGGAACCCTTCCAGGAGCACTGACACCCCTTCTCAAAGCACTGGAGAAAGAAAGACTGGGAGTGTTGGATCTTGGGGTACAGCTAGGGGGTCTTCTGGAACTGACACAGTCTCTGGGCAGAGCAATTCTGGAAACCATGGGAACAATGGAAAGGATAGAGAGGACTCCTGGAAAGGAGCTTCTGTTCAAAAACCTAATGGGTCAAGAAGTGATTCTTGGGATAACAGTAACCGGTCTACGGGTGGTGGGTCTTGGAACTTTGGCCCTCAGCatgcaaatgaaagcaaatggGGTGAAGGGAACAAATTAACATCTGGGGTCTCTCAGGGAGAATGGAAACAGCTGTCTGGGTCTGATGAACTGAAGATTGGAGAGTGGAGTGGTCCAAACCAACCAAATTCTAGCACTGGAGCATGGGACAATCAAAAAGGCCACCCTCTTCCTGAAAACCAAGGCAATTCCCAGGCTCCCTGTTGGGGAAGATCTTCCAGCTCTGCGGGAAGTGAGGTTGGAGGTCAAAGCACTGGAAGCAACCACAAAGCAGGAAGTAGTGACAGTCACAATTCTGGACGCCGATCATACAGGCCTACGCATCCTGATTGCCAGGCAGTCCTGCAGACTTTGCTGAGCAGGACTGACTTGGACCCCCGAGTGCTTTCAAACACCGGCTGGGGCCAGACTCAAATTAAGCAAGATACCGTGTGGGATATTGAAGAGATGCCACGGCCCGAGGGGAAGTCTGATAAAGGAACTGAGGGGTGGGAGAGCTCTGCCACACAGACAAAGAACTCAGGGGGCTGGGGTGATGTACCCAGCCAAAGCAATCAAAACAAGTCTGGATGGGGTGAGCTCTCAACCCCAACGGAGTGGAAGGACCCCAAAAATACTGGAGGATGGAATGACTATAAGAACTCCAATTCTTCTAAttggggaggaggaaggcaagaagaaaaatcatcttCCTCTTGGAATGACAGCTCTAGTAAGGATCAGGGGTGGGGTGGACGGCAAAGTAATCAAGGATGGTCTTCTGGAAAGAACGGTTGGGGAGAGGAAGTTGACCAAACGAAAAACAGTAACTGGGAAAGTGCAGGAAACAAGCCAGTGTCTGGCTGGGGTGAAGGTGGGCAAAATGAGATTGGAACTTGGGGTAATGGTGCAAATACAAGCTCTGCTTCAAAGGGTGGATGGGACGATTGTAAAAGAACTTCAACGTGGAATGAGACGGGTCGACAGCCCAACTCCTGGaacaagcagcagcaacagcaccagcagcaacagcaggagtCTTCTGGTTCCTGGGGTCCACCGCCCCAAACTCCAAGTAATGGGCGGCCTCCAAACCCAAATTGGAACAGCGGACCACAGCCAGCTGCCCCCAAAGAGGAGGAGCCTAGTGGCTGGGAAGAACCTTCTCCACAGTCAATCAGTCGAAAAATGGATATTGATGATGGCACTTCGGCGTGGGGAGATCCTAGCAGTTATAACTACAAGAATGTGAATCTGTGGGACAAGAACTCACAAGGAGGACAGGCCCCACGGGAGCAGAGCCTGCCTACTCCAATGACTAGCAAATCACAAGCATCAGGTACTAGTCTTGTTCCTTTCTTCAGCAAGCTCCTATATATGACAGTAACCTTAATGCATTAGCGAGATGGTTTTAGATTCCTATTCCTGATAGTTTTATTctataaagaaaaccaaattctTCTTTGACTATTTGGTTCTGCTTTTAAAGTCTTTAAAATTTGAATCAGTCAGTCCTCTGCTTGTTGTGCCTCAGTAACTGTGATCTGAGTACTGGTCACCtcaccaggaaaagaaaatgttcgCTAGCTGACAAATCTGCATATTCAATTTGAGCTCTGAAGAACAGGTTGAATTACAGAATCAAAACCTTTGAGTCCAACCATAAACCAGCACTGCTTAGTCCATGACTAAACCATGTTCCTCAGTGCAGCATCTACAggttttttaaataactccagggatggtgactcaaccacttccctgggcagcctgttccagtgctggaCAATCCTTTCGGTGAAAAGTTTTTCCTAATGTACAATTGAAACCTGCCCTGGTGCAACTTAAGGCCACTTTGTCTTGTCCTATTTCTTGTTACTTGGGAAAAGAGACTGCCCCCAACATGTCTACAGCCTGCTTTCAcatagttgtagagagcaataaggtctcccctgagcttCCCTTTCTCTGGACCAAATAGcactttttatatttaattattggagaaatggggagaaaatctTTACTTATTTTTAGTCAAAAACCTTTTGCTCTGAAACAGTTGAAATTGAGCAGGTCTGTGACTTAGTTTTTTAGTCAAATTTGGCTTGGCTTTATGATAAAGAAtacttagaaaaatattttcttctttggaatAAGGACAAGAAAAAGTTATATGGCCTGGAAATATATTAAGATATTATTGTTACGTAATATTTTCTTCCGACTCAAAGTCACTTAAAGAATGCTATCTTGGTTTAATATGTACTGCAAATGTGTCCTTTCTCTTTATTCAGTATATAAAACCCCGAAGTTAGGTGCTTGTATTTAGCCACAAAAGTTCACAGACAGGAGGACAGTATTAGATGTGGGGCTCATGTTTAACCTGGGAGAAGAGTATTACTCATTGTAGCATTCTCTACCTTTTCATCCCTGGAGGTCAGTGCCCACTCTAAATTTGTTGTGAATGATTGTCAATTCTGTTGCACCCACACTACTGAGAACCTAAAGTCCTCAGCAAGAAGAATGAAGCAGTAGATTAATGATGTGGTGCTGCACTGCAGTAAATACTTCATTGTCTAAATGGTCTGTAATGAAACCTCTTTCTCCTTTGTGCAGTCTGGAGCAAAAGCACTCCACCTGCTCCAGATAATGGTACGTCTGCCTGGGGTGAGCCAAATGAAACCAGTCCCGGGTGGGGTGAAGTAGATGATACAGGAGCATCgactacaggctgggggaatgCACCTTCCAACGCCCCGAATGCCATGAAATCTAGTGAGTATAGGCCAGATACCAGTTTCTTTGCAATTGCCCTGGAGATTTTTAGTGTTTGGCCTTTTGGCATAGGTCACCTGTGGAGGAATTATCTGAGGCCTAAAAGCAGTGTTGAATGTTATTACGGGATTTTGATGGATGAGTATTAAGTGCTTGTAAATTACTGAAACTTAGTCTTTCAAGGTAGTAAAAAATTTCCTAACTAAGCAATTAAATGGGCAGCTCTGATTCTGGAAGTGCTGAAACCCTTTTCCAGTAAGGAAatgtgtgtttttctctttttctctggcTGCCTACTTGTTACATGATAAGTCACTTTTTCTGATCATATCAGGAAAAGGAATACACAGTACTGACAAATTCCACTGTGGAGGCTATTACATGGTCATCTATGCTGTGATAATGCAGCTTGGCTTTGAATGGATTTTTTCAATTATATAAGTGAGAAAAATTGTAACTCTTAAGAACTGCACTTTGTGGTCAAACCTAAATGCCTACAGCAGTGTCTTTCATGAATGACatgttgaaatattttgaaattttatttcaaagttaaAATTCTGCTATATTAAGAGTTTTTGTGGATATTACTCTCGATGATGTACATTGTTTGTATAATTTTTATATcagtttttttaaggaaaaaacaacaaacaaaagcaatgtTATTTCCAAACTCAGTAACATTTGGATGTGAAATTTCCTGCAGGATCTACTGATGATACACAAGTGTTACTGAATGTGACTGATGATGTGTCTGTAAAACTGTTTCCAGCCCAGAAGTTGCTTTTGCAACATGTAATTGTTTGAAATTAAACCCTGTGTAGATAGATGCTGTTTGGTCATTCTCCCTTCCTCCCGCCCCAATTAAATAATTTGGccatttctgaaacaaaataatcttTGCTTCTTTAGAGTTATCATTGTAGCAGGCTTTTGTGGATGACAGGCTTCCCATGCCTGCCACACAAACTTGGCACTTTGAGGATGCTAAGCTGAGTTCAGATGGATGTCTTCTTTTATCTATAAATAGACACCTAAATATAACCAAAATTAGAACTCCTGAAATTGATCCATTGAaaattttgttgatttttgttGATTTGATGCTTAATACAGTCTCATAAGACTACACATGGTCATTCACATACTGTGACTGGTCTGTATGTGTGCCATAACCAAGGAACTGCAACATACACGTGCAGCTCTGTATGTGAGCTGTCCCCAGCTCTAGAGCAAAATCTAGGGACAGGTTACAGACTAGCTgtatcagaaaaggaaaaaaaaaaaaaaacaacagtttGGAGCCAAAGAAGGAAGCGTAGACCATTATCCACCTGTTTAAAATAGTAGGTTTACTTAGTTCTAACAGCATTGCATAAGAATATTGTGGCAGAAGTAGGAATAAATTCCGTTTTCtgtaatagattttttttttttttggtatcgTCACAATTTCATTTGTGTGCTATAGCTGTTGGTACCTCCTTACtcaacaaatgcaaaaaattaaGTAGGTGTCATATAGACAAGTGATCTTTACGTCACTTCCAGATTCACGTTCAAGAACCCAAGAGAGTTGTCAGtgcagaaaaataatgtatgGTTATGTAGTTAAGATCAGTATCATAGTATATATTTAAGCACTGTCACCAGAAGTAAATTAAAGCTGCAGGGACTACCCAGTATAACATTTCCAGATTATATTCTTGACTCTGCAGTCATAGTACTTAAGTGTAGCCTTTTCTGTGTAAGTAGCACAATTAAAGGGTCAAGAGGTAGATTTTCTGCACTTGGACCAGTATGTTTCATAAGCAGCCCTCTGTTTTAGTACCCAAATGAACAgcctttaaaaagctgttttctgtgaAGCATCTGCGGGTTTATTTATGATGCATTTTAAGGTATCTCTTAAACCACCATAAGATGCTGCTGTACTTATTTTCATTATGATCAGGGTAGAGATCCCCATGGTAGACTAATTGCAATTCCTGACTTTTTTTATATTCAGACCTTCTGCTGTGTGTGTTAATGTCCTTATTCCTGATTTCCACAGTCAAACCCCAGACAATTAAAGCATTAGTTATTACAAAGTGATGTTGATGATGGAAATCTTTTCTGAAGTAGATAAATGCTGAATAAATAGATACAGGAATAAATGTGCAGAATGAAGAGTCAGAGCAGGAAGAACAGTTGGATAGTGGACAGGATGAGGACTTGAGCTCCTGATGGCTTGTCAGTAAAGGTTAGAATTCCAAGTTGTGTGACAATGCTGGAGAataacagcaagaaaagaagtaaagagGGAAAAGTCTAAACTGATACAGTGAAGTGGTTGTAGCTTTCTGATATACTTAAGCAGCTCTGCTAGTAAGTCTCTTTAGTGACATCGTTAAGAACAGAATTTGTAGTAGaggagtttgggtttttttgcattaaattaCTTTTGGTGTTGTTTGTACCAGAGGACAATGTCAGGTCCTTGCCTTCAGATCCTACTTAGTTGTTGTGCCTAAAAGTTCTGGTTCTGTAATTTTGTGGAAGAGTGTAGGGCAAGGGGAGTATTAAAGTTTTGAAGTGAGAGAGGAAATAATTGATAAACCACCTGAACCAGAGTCTTCAGCACATCTGGTTTTTGAGTGTGCTTTGAAGGCTTTCATTTGCACTCGAAAATAATAGGTTGCCTTTTAAATACAACTGTATCTGTGTAAGAGGTCCCTATTGTTATTATATCTTTAAAGGTttgacatttctttaaaatagttGCAAAACATGACATGTGAACATGCCACCAAATCTCTTGGGTTTTGGGATTCATGCACAAGTTTTTACAGCTGTTAGAGTGAAGACAcagttttgaattttattttttttagttcctTTGGGATTCTGATGATCTCAGCTAATGTTGCAGTGTCACAGCGCCAGCTGCATGGTATTGTAGACTGCTTtagagctttttttcctttttctaaagGTTCTAAATCTATGCAAGATGGCTGGGGAGAGAGTGATGGGCCAGTGACAGGAACACGTcattccagctgggaagaggaggaggagggaggagtcTGGAATACAGCAGGCTCTCAGGGAAGCAGTTCCTCCCACAACTCAACAAGCTGGGgacaaggaggaaagaaaacacaaatgaagGTAAAATGCTTGAGTGATTCATAACTACTGTGTTGTCTGAAAACAGTCTGACTGATATGTTAGAGCATTAGATAGTTATTTTTTTTAGGAAGGTTTTGCAGAGTCACAGAAAGATGCTGCTTAAAATAGTGTAAAAAAATGGGAGGTTTTTTGATTTGCTTTAATATACTACACCTGTTATGACTAATAAATGTTCCAGTAGGTGTCAAATTCTTTTGGTTTGTAAGCTGCACAGCCATTACTAAATGGAAATAAGTATCCCAAGGCtatttctcttctcttgctgACACATCTTTCAGTGttaggctgctgctgtttttcttgcaTAGCCTGCTGAAGTTTGGATTCCACAGTCCCTTTGGCACAGGCACTTCTTATTTCTGTCAACTGTTGGATTTATGTTTGCCTTATGTTTGTTGTTGTTAACATTTGGCCTcaaacaggagcaggagcttggctgtaGTCCTGAGTAAATTTCTTTCTGAGGCTTGTTTGCATTAAAATTCTTTAGTACAGTAACACTTGTTACTGTATTAATATTAGAAGGACTGTGTTGTGTCTGCTTCTCACGAAACAGGTGGAGCAGACTCAAAAGGCGAGGCAGAGCAGTTTCCTAGGACATGGAAATACTGTTGTGACATGGTAGGGAGTTTTACGGTTCCTGTTCTGCAGCAGTTATTCTCAGGGACTTTTTTATCACttaaagcttttttattttaaccacCAAAACAacggaaaaatttcttcattgttGAACTGTGTTAGTGTTGGTTTTGATGATCTGTAAATTACATTGAGGCCAAAGGGAGACCCTGGTCAGCACAGTGCCTGTGCAAGAGACAGCATGCTAAGGGAAGAAAGGCAAGGAAGAAATCGGCATCTGTATGTACTGGAGTAAAGATTGTATTGAACTGTAACataggaaaatttaaaaaatgttcacaAAGCTTTCCAGATTACAGAATGAAACTGAAGGTGTGATAAACATCCTACATGACAATGTTCAATGACTTTGGAATACCTAACAGTGAGCAATTGTATGAGACAGAATATTTGGTAAATGTTTCCAAAcataaatactttaaataatttttttcatgagatTAATTTCTCTGATACcagaattttcattttacacTTGCTCATCTCAAGGATAAAGGAGAATTTAAGGAATCAAgaagtttcttaaaaatatttttgtctttttttttttttccagtgcgCAT from Corvus hawaiiensis isolate bCorHaw1 chromosome 4, bCorHaw1.pri.cur, whole genome shotgun sequence harbors:
- the TNRC6B gene encoding trinucleotide repeat-containing gene 6B protein isoform X8; this encodes MQTDEGEILEEGSPKVSEMEHEDFVMEGHGKTPPPGEENKQEKEQEREEQLMEDKKRKKEDKKKKDSAQKVTDQKTKVPEVTKPSLSQPVAASPIGNSPSPPVNGGNNAKRVAVPNGQPPSAARYMPREVPPRFRCQQDHKVLLKRGQPPPPSCMLLGGGAGPPSPAAPGANPNNAQPVTGALLQSDSGTATDSAIGGAAASNYANSTWGPGASSNSGTNANPTHIWDKVIVDGSDMEEWPCIASKDAESSSENTTDNNSASNPGLEKNALPGSTTSNKGKGSQCQSGSAGNECNLGAWKSDPKAKSVQSSNPAAESNNGLGNWRNLSGQDRISPGSGFSNFNPNSNPSAWPALVQEGNSRKGTLESDSGSSNAQISTVGQTSREQQSKMENAGVNFVSGREQAQIHNTDGPKNGNTNSLNLSSPNPMENKGMPFEMGLGNPSRSTDTPSQSTGERKTGSVGSWGTARGSSGTDTVSGQSNSGNHGNNGKDREDSWKGASVQKPNGSRSDSWDNSNRSTGGGSWNFGPQHANESKWGEGNKLTSGVSQGEWKQLSGSDELKIGEWSGPNQPNSSTGAWDNQKGHPLPENQGNSQAPCWGRSSSSAGSEVGGQSTGSNHKAGSSDSHNSGRRSYRPTHPDCQAVLQTLLSRTDLDPRVLSNTGWGQTQIKQDTVWDIEEMPRPEGKSDKGTEGWESSATQTKNSGGWGDVPSQSNQNKSGWGELSTPTEWKDPKNTGGWNDYKNSNSSNWGGGRQEEKSSSSWNDSSSKDQGWGGRQSNQGWSSGKNGWGEEVDQTKNSNWESAGNKPVSGWGEGGQNEIGTWGNGANTSSASKGGWDDCKRTSTWNETGRQPNSWNKQQQQHQQQQQESSGSWGPPPQTPSNGRPPNPNWNSGPQPAAPKEEEPSGWEEPSPQSISRKMDIDDGTSAWGDPSSYNYKNVNLWDKNSQGGQAPREQSLPTPMTSKSQASVWSKSTPPAPDNGTSAWGEPNETSPGWGEVDDTGASTTGWGNAPSNAPNAMKSSSKSMQDGWGESDGPVTGTRHSSWEEEEEGGVWNTAGSQGSSSSHNSTSWGQGGKKTQMKCALKGGNSDSWMNPLSKQFSNMGLLSQTDDIPGSKMDLSVGGLPDKKFEVDKRAMNLGDFNDMMRKDRSGFRPPNSKDMGTTDSGPYFEKVSASMLKQFPNSGLNPGLFNMGPQLSPQQIAMLSQLPQIPQFQLACQLLLQQQQQQQQQLLQSQRKLSQAVRQQQEQQIARMVSALQQQQQRQPGMKHSPSHPVGPKPHLDSMVPNPLNVGLSDLQTKGQIPGYSSGGFGSSGMDYGMVGGKEAGTESRFKQWTMMEGLPSVASQDANMHKNGAIVPPGKARGGSPYNQFDIIQGDPLSSHAGPAGDSWLPAKSPPTNKIGSKSSNASWPPEFQPGVPWKGIQNIDPESDPYVTPGSVLGGTATSPIVDTDHQLLRDNTTGSNSSLNTSLPSPGAWPYSASDNSFTNVHSTSAKFSDYKSTWSPDPIGHNPTHLSNKMWKNHISSRNTTGLPRPPPGLTNPKPSSPWNSTAPRSVRGWGAQDSRLGSASTWSDGGSVRPSYWLVLHNLTPQIDGSTLRTICMQHGPLLTFHLNLTQGTALIRYNTKQEAAKAQTALHMCVLGNTTILAEFATDEEVSRFLAQAQPPTPAATPSAPAAGWQSLETGQNQTDPVGPALNLFGGSTGLGQWSSGGGGGSSGGDLTGASLWGPPNYSSSLWGVPSVEDPHRMGSPAPLLPGDLLGGGSDSI